A region of Lycium barbarum isolate Lr01 chromosome 1, ASM1917538v2, whole genome shotgun sequence DNA encodes the following proteins:
- the LOC132633001 gene encoding probable fructokinase-7, whose protein sequence is MDRSSKKGSKIACCFPVILDRSMRSSFKLSKSSSSDKLNKSKSSICSPKSLSTKKKDVQENDHLVVCFGELLIDFVPTVSGVSLAEAPGFKKAPGGAPANVAVGIARLGGSSAFIGKVGADEFGYMLADILKQNHVDNSGMRFDTHARTALAFVTLRADGEREFMFFRNPSADMLLTEAELDKDLIHKARIFHYGSISLIAEPCRSAHLAAMAIAKKAGCTLSYDPNLRLPLWPSPEAARKGILSIWDQADIIKVSEDEITFLTNGEDAYDDNVVMTKLFHPNLKLLLVTEGGDGCRYYTKDFHGRVNGIKVTAVDTTGAGDAFVGGLLNSTASDPDIYMDEKKLRDALLFANGCGAITVTEKGAIPALPTKEAVLTILDGAGATAN, encoded by the exons ATGGATCGGTCAAGTAAAAAGGGATCTAAAATAGCCTGTTGTTTCCCTGTTATCCTTGACCGATCCATGAGAAGCAGCTTCAAGCTATCTAAGAGCTCTTCTTCTGATAAGCTCAATAAAAGCAAGAGCTCTATAT GTTCACCAAAATCTCTATCCACAAAGAAAAAAGATGTCCAAGAAAACGATCACCTGGTAGTATGTTTCGGGGAGCTGTTGATAGATTTCGTACCTACAGTATCTGGAGTTTCACTTGCAGAAGCACCTGGTTTTAAGAAAGCTCCTGGTGGGGCTCCAGCTAATGTTGCAGTTGGTATAGCAAGATTAGGAGGCTCTTCCGCATTTATTGGCAAG GTGGGTGCAGATGAATTTGGTTATATGTTAGCTGATATATTAAAACAAAACCATGTGGACAATTCTGGCATGCGTTTTGATACACATGCAAGGACAGCATTGGCATTTGTCACATTGAGAGCAGATGGTGAGAGAGAATTCATGTTTTTCCGCAATCCAAGTGCTGACATGCTTCTCACGGAGGCAGAGCTAGACAAAGATCTCATTCACAAG GCAAGAATCTTTCACTATGGGTCAATCTCTTTGATTGCGGAACCATGTAGGTCAGCTCATCTTGCTGCCATGGCGATTGCCAAAAAAGCAGGCTGCACTCTCTCTTATGATCCTAATCTAAGGTTGCCCTTATGGCCATCCCCTGAGGCTGCTCGTAAAGGCATTCTGAGCATTTGGGACCAAGCCGACATTATTAAG GTAAGCGAGGATGAAATTACTTTTTTGACAAATGGTGAAGATGCCTATGATGACAATGTGGTGATGACCAAGCTTTTCCACCCTAACCTCAAGCTTTTGCTGGTAACCGAAGGGGGTGATGGTTGCAGATACTATACTAAG GATTTTCATGGGAGAGTGAATGGAATTAAAGTTACTGCAGTTGACACCACAGGAGCAGGTGATGCATTTGTTGGTGGACTTCTCAACAGCACGGCCTCAGATCCGGACATTTACATG GATGAGAAGAAATTAAGGGATGCCCTCCTTTTTGCAAATGGCTGTGGAGCAATAACTGTAACAGAAAAAGGAGCTATTCCTGCATTGCCTACAAAAGAAGCAGTCCTTACAATCTTGGATGGTGCTGGTGCCACTGCTAACTGA